The following are from one region of the Nicotiana tabacum cultivar K326 chromosome 3, ASM71507v2, whole genome shotgun sequence genome:
- the LOC107830190 gene encoding uncharacterized protein LOC107830190 isoform X2 has protein sequence MPKAKRSNGKSDKNDGDEPEIFVVPSSSTESQQDEKEEEENDGVENVHEEYVRDTDDEEKEEENAAEGKVGNNTNRRGRNEELEVQKKVYRRKGKKGDENREIEAKTAKQSESENLKIYMRKKKVKNGKEEEEEEQNVAKTAKREKDNAEKKMKEKNEKGRISKNAKSNGDSTRGGKIENKKKKNEEEGGQKVAKKAKSNGDSSRGSENEKEESKKKKKRAEEGEGGGKAAKKAKSNGDSSRSKKEEKKMKRTENKKEGDEEAEEKGVKRANSNGSTSRATKEKMKREKEENKGKTSNGKVENGARSNGDTPLKKLKAKKKREDDEEEEDEKSGSALYQFPHNRIHRIIKDENSDMRMSQEATFVVNKATEKFLEVFCREAYACSFLDRNNYVGYDHLCESLSVHCF, from the coding sequence ATGCCTAAAGCGAAAAGGAGTAACGGAAAATCCGACAAAAATGACGGAGACGAGCCGGAGATTTTCGTCGTTCCATCTTCCAGTACCGAATCACAACAAgacgaaaaagaagaagaagaaaacgacggCGTAGAAAATGTTCACGAGGAATACGTAAGAGATACGGACgacgaagaaaaagaagaagaaaatgccgCAGAGGGCAAAGTTGGTAATAATACTAATCGCCGAGGCAGGAACGAGGAATTGGAAGTACAGAAGAAGGTTTATAGGagaaaggggaagaaaggagatgAAAATAGAGAAATTGAAGCAAAAACGGCAAAGCAAAGTGAGagtgaaaatttgaaaatatatatgagGAAGAAGAAGGTCAAAAAtgggaaggaagaagaagaggaggagcaGAATGTTGCAAAAACAGCTAAAAGGGAAAAGGATAATGCCGAGAAAAAGATGAAGGAGAAGAATGAAAAGGGAAGAATAAGCAAAAATGCAAAGAGCAATGGAGATTCGACTCGTGGTGGCAAAATtgagaacaagaagaagaaaaatgaagaggAAGGAGGACAAAAAGTAGCCAAAAAGGCGAAGAGCAATGGCGATTCAAGTCGTGGAAGTGAAAATGAGAAGGAGGAgagtaagaagaagaagaaaagggcagaagaaggagaaggaggaggaaaaGCAGCAAAAAAGGCTAAGAGCAATGGTGATTCGAGTAGGtcgaaaaaagaagagaaaaagatgaAGAGAACAGAGAATAAGAAGGAAGGAGATGAAGAAGCCgaagaaaagggagtgaaaaggGCAAATAGTAATGGGTCTACAAGTCGAGCTACGAAAGAGAAGATGAAAAGGGAGAAGGAGGAAAACAAGGGTAAAACAAGTAATGGGAAGGTAGAAAATGGAGCAAGGAGCAATGGTGACACCCCTTTGAAGAAATTAAAGgcaaagaagaaaagggaagatgatGAAGAGGAGGAAGATGAGAAGAGTGGAAGTGCTCTTTATCAGTTTCCTCATAATCGAATCCATCGAATAATAAAGGACGAAAATTCTGATATGAGGATGTCCCAAGAAGCAACATTTGTAGTTAACAAAGCTACG